Proteins encoded within one genomic window of Rhodobacter xanthinilyticus:
- a CDS encoding iron-containing alcohol dehydrogenase produces MTIFSVTAPAQTIFGRDSRLGAAAHVARMGARILLVSGRSVPWVETFEAELRAAGLAVERIFSTGEPSLGDVRAGVSAARAFGAECVVAVGGGASIDLGKAIAGLTGSKGDPEQYLELGPTPARSLTDPLPFIAMPTTSGTGAEATRNAVISVPERQLKISLRDPRLVPVLAIVDPALTDALPKALTLATGLDAITQLIESYLCNRANPVTDALCRDTLPEAIAALRCLMEGPSHTARDTMARASYLSGLALASSGLGVVHGLASVIGGRGGAHGAICGRLLADALKVNREAAVRAGQPTRRFDEVEAWLREGLGGTVSGPERLRAFIDRHGLPTLNDLHLSERDFAAVAQEALGASSTKANPVALSVDDIARILHGAARSK; encoded by the coding sequence ATGACGATCTTTTCCGTGACGGCTCCGGCCCAGACGATCTTTGGTCGCGACAGTCGGCTGGGCGCGGCCGCGCATGTAGCACGGATGGGCGCGCGCATCTTGCTGGTCAGCGGCCGCTCGGTTCCCTGGGTCGAGACCTTCGAAGCCGAGTTGCGCGCCGCAGGTCTCGCCGTCGAGCGGATTTTCTCCACCGGAGAACCCAGCTTGGGCGACGTCCGCGCCGGTGTCAGCGCCGCGCGCGCCTTTGGCGCGGAGTGCGTTGTCGCGGTCGGCGGGGGCGCGAGCATCGACCTTGGCAAGGCCATCGCGGGGCTGACGGGGTCAAAGGGCGACCCCGAGCAGTATCTGGAGTTGGGGCCAACCCCGGCCCGCAGCCTGACCGATCCGCTGCCCTTCATCGCCATGCCGACCACCTCGGGCACCGGGGCCGAGGCCACGCGCAACGCGGTCATCAGTGTGCCCGAGCGGCAGTTGAAGATCAGCCTGCGCGACCCCCGGCTGGTTCCGGTGTTGGCAATCGTCGATCCGGCCCTGACCGATGCGCTGCCCAAGGCGCTGACGCTTGCAACCGGGCTCGACGCGATCACGCAGTTGATCGAAAGCTATCTGTGCAACCGCGCGAACCCCGTTACCGATGCGCTGTGCCGCGACACGCTACCCGAGGCGATTGCCGCCCTGCGGTGCCTGATGGAGGGACCGTCACACACCGCACGCGATACCATGGCGCGGGCGAGCTACCTTAGCGGTCTGGCGCTGGCCAGTTCGGGGCTGGGCGTGGTGCATGGGCTTGCCTCGGTGATCGGTGGGCGCGGCGGTGCGCATGGCGCCATCTGCGGGCGGCTTCTGGCCGACGCGCTGAAGGTTAACCGCGAAGCGGCCGTGCGCGCGGGCCAGCCCACCCGGCGCTTTGATGAGGTCGAGGCGTGGCTGCGCGAAGGGCTTGGCGGAACGGTTAGCGGGCCAGAGCGTCTGCGTGCCTTCATCGACCGCCACGGCCTACCAACGCTGAACGATCTACACCTGTCCGAGCGCGATTTCGCTGCCGTCGCGCAAGAGGCCCTTGGCGCCTCCTCGACCAAGGCAAATCCCGTTGCGCTCAGCGTCGATGACATTGCCCGGATCTTGCACGGCGCCGCGCGGAGCAAGTGA